A region from the Vicia villosa cultivar HV-30 ecotype Madison, WI linkage group LG3, Vvil1.0, whole genome shotgun sequence genome encodes:
- the LOC131660104 gene encoding uncharacterized protein LOC131660104 isoform X3, translating to MGDEILFGIVEDQLGPYLCRKLGSIGWSVLQCSVVHNNIDSVAEEVERRKSKTDMVFIWGGVGPLHSDVTLAGIAKAFDVRLAPDEEFEEYLWLIIGDQCIGDRNEQKQHI from the exons ATGGGAGATGAGATTCT GTTTGGAATTGTTGAGGATCAGTTGGGACCATATTTATGTAGGAAGCTGGGTTCCATTGGTTGGTCCGTGTTGCAATGTTCTGTAGTTCACAATAAT ATAGATTCTGTGGCAGAAGAAGTTGAGCGACGGAAATCTAAGACTGATATG GTATTTATATGGGGAGGTGTAGGTCCACTGCATTCAGATGTTACCTTAGCCGGCATTGCAAAAGCTTTTGATGTTCGTTTG GCTCCTGATGAAGAATTTGAAGAATATCTATGGCTTATTATTGGTGATCAGTGTATTGGTGATAGGAATGAG CAGAAGCAACATATTTAG
- the LOC131660104 gene encoding uncharacterized protein LOC131660104 isoform X1: protein MFQLIVFIQIVSVCNYNFMILCRYTSIGNIYDTFPNSLLSIINSFNKFKPAYLLSDGRLERAGRVKRKSSSGGQLTADSNGLDVHKNSTLTTSVIAMGDEILFGIVEDQLGPYLCRKLGSIGWSVLQCSVVHNNIDSVAEEVERRKSKTDMVFIWGGVGPLHSDVTLAGIAKAFDVRLAPDEEFEEYLWLIIGDQCIGDRNEQKQHI, encoded by the exons ATGTTCCAGTTGATTGTGTTTATTCAAATAGTTTCAGTGTGCAATTATAACTTTATGATCTTGTGCAGATATACTTCAATTGGCAACATATATGacacttttcccaattccttaCTATCCATCATTAATTCTTTCAATAAATTCAAACCAGCATATTTACTTTCTGATGGAAGATTAGAGAGGGCAGGGAGGGTTAAAAGGAAATCTTCTTCTGGTGGACAACTTACTGCTGATAGCAATGGCTTGGATGTGCATAAAAACAGCACACTCACAACATCAGTCATTGCTATGGGAGATGAGATTCT GTTTGGAATTGTTGAGGATCAGTTGGGACCATATTTATGTAGGAAGCTGGGTTCCATTGGTTGGTCCGTGTTGCAATGTTCTGTAGTTCACAATAAT ATAGATTCTGTGGCAGAAGAAGTTGAGCGACGGAAATCTAAGACTGATATG GTATTTATATGGGGAGGTGTAGGTCCACTGCATTCAGATGTTACCTTAGCCGGCATTGCAAAAGCTTTTGATGTTCGTTTG GCTCCTGATGAAGAATTTGAAGAATATCTATGGCTTATTATTGGTGATCAGTGTATTGGTGATAGGAATGAG CAGAAGCAACATATTTAG
- the LOC131660104 gene encoding uncharacterized protein LOC131660104 isoform X2, giving the protein MFQLIVFIQIVSVCNYNFMILCRYTSIGNIYDTFPNSLLSIINSFNKFKPAYLLSDGRLERAGRVKRKSSSGGQLTADSNGLDVHKNSTLTTSVIAMGDEILFGIVEDQLGPYLCRKLGSIGWSVLQCSVVHNNIDSVAEEVERRKSKTDMVFIWGGVGPLHSDVTLAGIAKAFDVRLAPDEEFEEYLWLIIGDQCIGDRNEKQHI; this is encoded by the exons ATGTTCCAGTTGATTGTGTTTATTCAAATAGTTTCAGTGTGCAATTATAACTTTATGATCTTGTGCAGATATACTTCAATTGGCAACATATATGacacttttcccaattccttaCTATCCATCATTAATTCTTTCAATAAATTCAAACCAGCATATTTACTTTCTGATGGAAGATTAGAGAGGGCAGGGAGGGTTAAAAGGAAATCTTCTTCTGGTGGACAACTTACTGCTGATAGCAATGGCTTGGATGTGCATAAAAACAGCACACTCACAACATCAGTCATTGCTATGGGAGATGAGATTCT GTTTGGAATTGTTGAGGATCAGTTGGGACCATATTTATGTAGGAAGCTGGGTTCCATTGGTTGGTCCGTGTTGCAATGTTCTGTAGTTCACAATAAT ATAGATTCTGTGGCAGAAGAAGTTGAGCGACGGAAATCTAAGACTGATATG GTATTTATATGGGGAGGTGTAGGTCCACTGCATTCAGATGTTACCTTAGCCGGCATTGCAAAAGCTTTTGATGTTCGTTTG GCTCCTGATGAAGAATTTGAAGAATATCTATGGCTTATTATTGGTGATCAGTGTATTGGTGATAGGAATGAG AAGCAACATATTTAG